In Fulvia fulva chromosome 10, complete sequence, a single window of DNA contains:
- a CDS encoding dTTP/UTP pyrophosphatase produces MADQKVPLDAPPAYTDNPQPATNASAPPRQGVPVPPRPLDLPALSMIRGRRVILASASPRRRQLLAQIGLTQLEIIPSTLPEDKDKSLAPFEYVLQTAEQKARNVYQQEIDSTKGEPALVLAADTVVCTHMGQILEKPRNEKEHFATLKMLRDQNNGWHKVYTGVVCMAPLESLMDPGYAIETHVEETHVKFDQDVTDDLMKSYVKTREGADKAGGYGIQGLGSILVEKIDGTFDNVVGLPLRATLQLIEKVVVEPGVPEEVDQAI; encoded by the exons ATGGCAGACCAGAAAGTGCCATTGGACGCACCGCCAGCCTACACAGACAATCCACAGCCTGCCACCAATGCCTCCGCCCCTCCCAGACAAGGCGTGCCCGTCCCGCCACGGCCATTGGATCTGCCAGCCTTGTCGATGATCCGTGGACGAAGAGTGATATTGGCATCGGCTTCACCTCGTAGACGCCAACTCCTCGCACAG ATCGGCTTGACACAACTCGAAATCATCCCCTCCACCCTCCCCGAAGACAAAGACAAATCCCTCGCACCCTTCGAATATGTCCTCCAAACAGCCGAGCAGAAAGCACGCAACGTCTACCAACAGGAGATCGACTCCACAAAGGGCGAGCCAGCCCTTGTTCTCGCCGCGGATACGGTCGTCTGCACCCACATGGGCCAAATTCTGGAGAAGCCCCGAAATGAGAAGGAGCACTTTGCAACACTGAAGATGCTACGCGATCAGAACAACGGCTGGCACAAAGTATACACGGGCGTCGTGTGCATGGCGCCGTTGGAGAGTCTGATGGATCCGGGCTATGCTATTGAGACGCATGTGGAAGAGACGCACGTCAAGTTCGATCAGGATGTCACCGATGACTTGATGAAGAGCTATGTCAAAACGAGGGAAGGTGCAGACAAGGCTGGTGGGTATGGTATCCAGGGATTGGGAAGTATACTGGTGGAGAAGATTGATGGCACGTTCGATAATGTGGTAGGACTGCCGTTGAGGGCGACCCTGCAGTTGATTGAGAAAGTGGTCGTGGAGCCTGGTGTGCCGGAAGAGGTGGATCAAGCGATATAA
- a CDS encoding NADP-dependent oxidoreductase RED1, whose protein sequence is MVQNKALIFAEVPTGWPESGKHLKIENRDFDTEQQPPKGGVTVKVHYVSFDPYQRGRMRAPEVKSYAPPFELGKPITNAAILTVLKSDNDKFKSGQLLFAPRTWTEEYSAIDADLANSFRVLENPYNLDPKLFIGALGMPGLTAYSSFYEIGQPKKGETIFISAASGAVGQIVGQLAKHEGLTVIGSVGDDKKLDFITKHLQFDAGFNYKKEAPLDALKRLAPDGIDIYYENVGGEHLEAAITHIHPFGRIIACGMVSQYNLKPEEQYPIKNLMQLVAKRIKMQGFIVMDENMGPKYAEEHQKNVQKWIHEGKFKAEMSVTEGMDNAAEGLIGMLAGKNFGKAVLQVSKLE, encoded by the coding sequence ATGGTCCAAAACAAGGCTCTCATCTTCGCAGAGGTGCCAACAGGCTGGCCCGAATCCGGCAAGCACCTCAAGATCGAGAACCGCGACTTCGACACCGAGCAGCAACCACCAAAGGGCGGCGTGACCGTCAAGGTCCACTATGTCTCCTTCGACCCATACCAGCGTGGCCGCATGAGGGCCCCCGAAGTCAAGTCCTACGCACCACCCTTCGAGCTCGGCAAGCCCATCACCAACGCCGCCATCCTCACAGTCCTCAAGAGCGACAACGACAAGTTCAAGAGCGGCCAGCTCCTCTTCGCCCCACGCACATGGACAGAAGAGTACAGCGCCATCGACGCAGACCTAGCCAACAGCTTCCGAGTCCTCGAGAACCCCTACAACCTCGACCCCAAACTCTTCATCGGCGCCCTGGGCATGCCCGGCCTCACAGCCTACAGCTCCTTCTACGAGATCGGTCAGCCCAAGAAGGGCGAGACCATCTTCATCTCCGCCGCCTCCGGCGCAGTAGGCCAAATCGTCGGCCAACTCGCCAAACACGAAGGCCTGACCGTCATCGGCAGCGTCGGCGACGACAAGAAACTCGACTTCATCACCAAACATCTCCAATTCGACGCCGGCTTCAACTACAAGAAAGAAGCCCCCCTCGACGCCCTGAAGCGCCTCGCACCCGACGGTATCGATATCTACTACGAGAACGTCGGCGGCGAGCACCTCGAAGCCGCCATCACGCATATCCACCCCTTCGGCCGCATCATCGCTTGCGGAATGGTGTCGCAATACAACCTCAAGCCAGAGGAGCAATACCCGATCAAGAATTTGATGCAGCTTGTGGCTAAGAGGATAAAGATGCAGGGGTTCATTGTGATGGACGAGAACATGGGCCCGAAGTACGCCGAGGAGCACCAGAAGAATGTGCAGAAGTGGATACACGAGGGCAAGTTTAAGGCGGAGATGAGTGTGACGGAGGGTATGGATAATGCGGCGGAGGGGTTGATTGGTATGTTGGCGGGCAAGAACTTTGGAAAGGCTGTGCTGCAGGTCAGCAAGCTCGAATAA